A genomic stretch from Oryzias latipes chromosome 24, ASM223467v1 includes:
- the lin28b gene encoding protein lin-28 homolog B isoform X1, producing MSISTPASDTGGPAKGGGVREEPAKAAEQEDRTRPQVLSGSGFCKWFNVRMGFGFISMTNSEGSPVEPPLDVFVHQSKLVMEGFRSLKEGEQVEFTYKKSSKGLESLRVTGPGGGPCVGSERRPKGKVPLQKRKPKGDRCYNCGGLDHHAKECGLPPQPKKCHYCQSITHMMAQCPHKPLAPSALGPQDPHASTSASSPGPRPYLSLPEEEERSGSSPQEGCSFSLEEPHIHRGSRTQRRKKS from the exons GAGGGCCGGCGAAAGGTGGAGGAGTCAGAGAGGAGCCCGCTAAAGCTGCCGAGCAGGAGGACAGGACTCGACCTCAGGTCCTGTCCGGGTCCGGGTTCTGCAAGTGGTTCAACGTCCGGATGGGTTTTGGATTTATCTCAATGACCAACAGTGAGGGGAGCCCAGTGGAGCCTCCTCTGGATGTGTTCGTCCACCAA AGTAAACTGGTGATGGAGGGTTTCCGGAGCTTGAAAGAGGGTGAGCAGGTGGAGTTCACCTATAAGAAGTCTTCTAAGGGCCTGGAGTCGCTGCGGGTGACGGGGCCCGGCGGAGGACCCTGTGTGGGCAGCGAAAGGAGACCAAAAgggaaagtcccactccagaaACGTAAACCAAAGGGAGACCG CTGTTACAACTGTGGAGGTCTGGATCACCATGCCAAGGAGTGTGGGCTGCCCCCCCAGCCAAAGAAATGCCACTACTGCCAGAGCATCACGCACATGATGGCTCAGTGTCCACACAAGCCGCTGGCCCCCTCCGCCCTAGGCCCTCAGGACCCACATGCGTCTACCTCGGCTTCCAGCCCAGGGCCCAGGCCCTACCTCAGCCtcccagaggaggaggagcgctctGGCTCGTCTCCCCAGGAGGGTTGCTCCTTTTCCCTCGAGGAGCCCCACATACACCGCGGCTCCCGAACGCAGAGGAGGAAGAAATCATGA
- the lin28b gene encoding protein lin-28 homolog B isoform X2, with protein sequence MAEGGPAKGGGVREEPAKAAEQEDRTRPQVLSGSGFCKWFNVRMGFGFISMTNSEGSPVEPPLDVFVHQSKLVMEGFRSLKEGEQVEFTYKKSSKGLESLRVTGPGGGPCVGSERRPKGKVPLQKRKPKGDRCYNCGGLDHHAKECGLPPQPKKCHYCQSITHMMAQCPHKPLAPSALGPQDPHASTSASSPGPRPYLSLPEEEERSGSSPQEGCSFSLEEPHIHRGSRTQRRKKS encoded by the exons ATGGCCGAAG GAGGGCCGGCGAAAGGTGGAGGAGTCAGAGAGGAGCCCGCTAAAGCTGCCGAGCAGGAGGACAGGACTCGACCTCAGGTCCTGTCCGGGTCCGGGTTCTGCAAGTGGTTCAACGTCCGGATGGGTTTTGGATTTATCTCAATGACCAACAGTGAGGGGAGCCCAGTGGAGCCTCCTCTGGATGTGTTCGTCCACCAA AGTAAACTGGTGATGGAGGGTTTCCGGAGCTTGAAAGAGGGTGAGCAGGTGGAGTTCACCTATAAGAAGTCTTCTAAGGGCCTGGAGTCGCTGCGGGTGACGGGGCCCGGCGGAGGACCCTGTGTGGGCAGCGAAAGGAGACCAAAAgggaaagtcccactccagaaACGTAAACCAAAGGGAGACCG CTGTTACAACTGTGGAGGTCTGGATCACCATGCCAAGGAGTGTGGGCTGCCCCCCCAGCCAAAGAAATGCCACTACTGCCAGAGCATCACGCACATGATGGCTCAGTGTCCACACAAGCCGCTGGCCCCCTCCGCCCTAGGCCCTCAGGACCCACATGCGTCTACCTCGGCTTCCAGCCCAGGGCCCAGGCCCTACCTCAGCCtcccagaggaggaggagcgctctGGCTCGTCTCCCCAGGAGGGTTGCTCCTTTTCCCTCGAGGAGCCCCACATACACCGCGGCTCCCGAACGCAGAGGAGGAAGAAATCATGA